A window of Rhizobium sp. BT04 genomic DNA:
ACGGGTTCTCCAATGCGTGAGCTTCAAGAGTTGGCGGCATATCACGAGGCGGGTCATGCCGTGACGGCATGGACCCAGCGGCTTACGATTTACTCCGCTTCGATCGCGGCGGACCCGGAAAACGCCGGATATGTGATCCATCAGGACAGCCTGAGACCGGGCGACCTGAGTTTCAGTCCTCAATCAGCACGGACGCGTCTTGCCGCCGAGCGGAATATCCGGGTGGCGTTGGCCGGGGAGATTGCGCAAAGGCTTTTTGATCCTTCCAGCGTGGACCACAGGCACAGCGCAAATGATCGTCTCGCTGTGAATACTCTGTTGGTCACCCTCCATGGCGCCATGCACCGGAGCCTGATCGATGCTCATCTCCAATTGCTGGAGATTGAGACGAAGCTCATCGTCAGCAAATACTGGTCGGTAATAGAGGCAGTTGCGTCCGAGCTGCTGCGGCAAGAGCGGCTGACGGGCGCACGGCTGCGGCGCGTGATCACCGAAGTCACCTCCCGATGGCGGCTTTCGAGAAGTGATTAGCGGCTAGCGTGAGATTCGACACCATGGCCGAATCTCACGAAAGGCCTCGCCGGCTTTTCGCCGGAGGCGGCAGCTCAGATCTTGACGATAAGCATCACGCCTTGCCCTTGCGGACAACGTCCGCAATCGTCACCTGCTTGGGAATGAGTTTGAGTTTGAAAAAGGTGTCGGCGATGCTCTGCTGTTGCGCGACGACAGTGTCATCCAGGCTTTTGACCCCGTAGGACTGGCGCTCGAGCGCCTTGACGAGCACAGGTTTGGGGATGCCGACCGATGGTGATAGCTCCGCAGCCGCAGCCGCGGTGTCGGACTTGGTCCATTCATCGATCTCGGAAATAGCCCCGATCAAGACATCGATCGCCTCGGCGTGGCCGTCGACCAAGGTCTTGGTGCCGAGATAGAACTGGTGATTGGGAACGATGCCCTCGCCGTTTCTGAGCTCGCGCGCTTCGATCGCCACTTCCGCCGCTGCCTGGAAGGGATCCCAAATGACCCACGCATCGACCGCGCCCTTTTCGAAGGCTGCGCGGCCGTCGGCCGGGGCGAGGAAGGTTGGCTCCACATCCTCATAGGTCAAGCCGGCTTCTTCCAGCGCCTTGACGAGCAGGTAATGCACGTTCGAGCCCTTGTTGAAGGCGACCTTCTTGCCCTTCAGCTCCGCGACTGATTTGATGGGGCTGTCCTTCGGAACAAGGATGGCTTCGCCGCGCGGGGCGGGCGGCTCGTGGGCGATGTAGACGAGCGGCGCGTTCGCGGCCTGGGCGAAGATCGGCGGCGTTTCGCCGGTCGATCCGAAATCGACGGCACCGGCGTTCAGGGCCTCGAGCAACTGGGGACCGCCCGGAAATTCGGTCCATTCAACCGTATAGCCGATGGATTCCAGTTTCTTCTCCAGCGTCCCCTTGCCTTTGAGAAGCACCAGCGTTCCATATTTCTGGTAGCCGATACGCACGACCTTATCAGCCGCGCCGGCCAGTCGAACATGCGTCAAAGGTGTCGCGATGGCGCCTGCCACCACCGCTGTGAAAGCGCGTCTTGTGATCTTCATCATAGCCTCCGGAATGAGATGAGGCTAAATTAAAGCGTCTCTATATTTTTCATAGAATATACGTGCTCCGGCATCCGCTTCTGCGGGATTCGCTTTTTTGTTCTGTTCCGGCAGCGAGCAAAAAGAACCGCACCTGGCAAGAAATCACGCCAGGGCGATGTTTCACGGTGCGACGCGCACGATCAGCTTTCCGAAATTCTTGCCTTCCAGAAGGCCAAGGAAAGCCTCCGGAGCTGTTTCAAGTCCGTCAACGATATCCTCCTTATACTTGAGCCGCCCTTCGGAGATCCACGCTCCGGCCTGGTGATAGAAGTCAGGACGCTGATCGGCAAACTCGCGCTGGATGAAGCCGCGGATGGTGAGACTTTTCCGCAGGATGGCACGCATCACCGCAGGAAGCTGATCCCCTCCGCTCGAGACAGAGGATCCCTCGTTGTAATGCGCGATGAGCCCGCAGACCGGTATGCGCGCGAAGTCGTTCAGCAATGGAAACACCGCGCTCCAGACATGGCCGCCGACATTCTCGAAATAGACATCGATGCCGTTCGGACAAGCGGCGGCGAGTTGTGCCGGAAAATCGCTCGAATGGTGGTCTATGGCGGCATCGAAGCCGAGCTCCTGGTGTACATAGTCACATTTCTCGGATCCGCCTGCGATTCCGACGACACGCGCACCGTTAATCTTTGCCATCTGCCCGACTGCCGAGCCAACCGCGCCGCTCGCTGCCGCAACCACAAGCGTTTCGCCGGCTTTGGGTTTGCCGATGTTGCGAAGCCCGGCATAGGCCGTGAAGCCGGGCATTCCAAGAATGCCGAGTGCCGTCGTGACCGGTGCGGTTTCCGGATCGAGTTTCCGCAAGTCCGTCCCATTTGAAATCGCATAGCTCTGCCAGCCGGAATGCGACAGGACGATATCCCCCGCCTTGAACGCCGTGTTGCGGCTGCGTGCGATGCGCGCAACCGTGCCCCCTTCCATCACGCCGCCGATGTCGACCGGCTTGGCATAGGACTTGGTGTCGTCCATGCGGCCCCGCATGTAGGGATCAAGGGAAAGATAAAGCGTCTGGAGAAGAACCTCGCCCTCGGTGAGCTCCCGGACCGCCTCCCGCTCGAGCCGGAAATTCGCCGCCACCGGCTTCCCGGACGGGCGCGATGCAAGAACGATGCGGGTGGCAACGGGTTGACCGGTCATGGATGCGTTCCTCTTCTGATTCTGATGTACTAGGAATTTGGCCATCAGGGCCGTAGTGGCGCAGATGGCGCGCAGCCCCGGTTTGTCGACCGTGCGTTTGCCGCGGCGCCCTCGGAAATCGCTCATCGAGCTCGATTTTGCGAGCGGCGCCGCCGGCACGGAACCGATGGTTTCCGCAAACGAGACGAAGTCAAGAGCACGTGCCGGCGCATGACGCCATGGGCTATCAGTCGGCGCTTGCTGTGTGGTGACCGGGTTGCCGGTGATCCAACTGCCCGCGCACCTCGTTGCCGCGCTTCAGGAGATTGAGGATCGGGCAGAGTTTTTCCACGGTCGCCTGCAGTCTGGCGATATCGGCGGTACTTGCGGGAGAGACCAGCGTGACGATGTAGCTGATGTCCTGGGGATAGACGGGAATATCTTCATGTCCTTCCGCGCCGGCGCGCGGATCGATCGTGGCGGAGACTTCCGCGTGCAGCGATTCCAGCGGTACGCCCTGGTCGGATGCATGGATCAAAAAGGTGTGGGTCAGGCAGCTCGAAAGCGCGCCGAGAAGCAGTTCCGGGGACGACGGACCCAGATTGTAACCGGCGAAATCGGGCGGGCTGTCGGAAATGACCTGAAAATCCCGAATTCGGATGCGCCGCACGCCGCTGCGGCCCTCGGCGCTCGCACTGGCTTTCAAGGTGACCGCGCTGAGTTCGCCCGTTTTGACGCGCGCCCGCCGATCGAGGAGCGCTTCGCGCTTTTGCCGGAGGTATTCATTCAAAGTTGTCATTGCTGCTGGTATTCCTTGTTGTCGAACCGGTGCCGGGATAGCCGAAGCGGATGGCCGTTCGGCTATCCCGCGCTCAGGCGGCCTTTGCTTTCGGCTTGGCGGCCTTGACGTGGGTGACGCTGCGGCGGCCGTCGACACTGACGGGGACGTCGCCGTCAACGGTGGCGCGGCGCACGACGCGGTGCTGGTCGCCGTAGTCGTTGACGGCGTAGTGCTGGGTCGCGCGGTTATCCCAGATCACGACATCCCCGGCTCTCCAGCGCCAGCGCACGGTATTTTCCGGGGCGGTGACGTAGGACTGGAACACTTCATAGAGTTTGGCGGAGTCGCTCTTCGACAAGCCGACCAGGCGCTGAACGAAATTGCCGAGCAGCAGCGATCTCTCGCCGGTTTCGGGATGGACACGCACGACCGGATGTTCGGTCTCGTAGATGGTCGAGGTGAAAACCTCCTCGAAATGCTTCTTCTCTTCAGCGGTGGCGCGAGGGCGCACGGCTGCGTAGTCATAGGCATTGCTGTGAATGGCCCATAAATTGTCCGCCAGCAATTTGAGCGACGCCGGCAGGCTTTCATATGCGGCATGGGTGTTGGACCAGATCGTATCGCCGCCGGCTGCCGGGATGACGACGCCGCGCAGGACCGAGAATTTCGGATAGGCATCCACGAAGGTGACATCGGTGTGCCACTGGTCCGCCCTGCCGCCGCCGCGGCTGGAATCGAGATTGAGGATGGAAGCCGTGCCGGCCACTGGACCCTGGGTTGGATGGGGCACGAGGTCGCCCAGGCGGCGTGCGAAGGCTTCCTGCTCGGAATCGTCAAGATGTCCCTGATCGCGGAAGAAGATGACCTTGTGTTTCAGGAGAAGCTGGTTGATGGCTGCCACCGTTGCGTCCGAAAGCTCTCCGCCGAGGCGGATCCCCCTGATTTCGGCTCCGACACGGCCGGTCAGCGGCACGACATCGGACTCGGGAATGATCTGATTGACGAGAACTGGGTTGCCCATGGAAATCTCCTGGTTGATTTTGGAAGAAGGCGGCAAGTCGCATGCACCGGTGAGCAGCCACCGGGGGTTCGAAAATCTCATCGCGAGTGTTCACAGGGCTATGGAACAGAATAATCTATAAAATCTATAGACAAAAATTTCTAATTTTGCCGGCTTCCCCGAAACAGCTGCCTTCGATATTTCCCTGTTGTCGGTGAATTCTCGCCTGCCGAAGCAAGCGAAGAAAAGATCATGTTTGCGGCCGTTCATTGCGGCCGCCGGGAGGAACTTTCGATGGCAACAGTCAAGCTCCTGTCGGACCAAGAGGCTGCGGCCATTCCGGCCGTTCAAGCCGTGTTCGACGACATCAGGGCGACGCGCAAGACCGACTTCATCAACAACTTCTGGCGCGCGCTTGCGAACGATCCTGCAAACCTCAAGCGGGTATGGGAACATTGAAATCGGTCATGACCGTGGAAGGCGCGATCGATCCATTGACGCGCGAGATGATCTATATCGCGGTGTCGACGGCGAATGCGTGCCAGTATTGTGTTCAATCCCATACTGCAGCCGCCCGTGCGCGCGGCATGACGGATGCTCAGCATGGCGAACTTCTGACGATCATCGGGCTCGCTGCGCAGACAAATCATCTGGCGCTTGCCATGCAGGTTGCCTCGGATCCGGAATTTGAGGTCCGGTAAGACCCGGCTCGGGATGGGGTCGCGACGCGAGCTCGACTGATAATGGAAGCGACCGGCTCTTCGATGTCATTGCCTATCGGCGCGAAGCCGTCGCTCCAGCCAGAGGCTGTATCGCGAGGCGCCATAACTGATGGCGAAATAGATGCAGGCAACGAAAATGAAGGTCTCGGTATAAAAGCCGAGCCAGTTTGGGTCCGTGGCGGCGGTCTTTGCCGCATTGAGAAGATCGAGGATGCCGATCACGGCAAGCAGAGCGGTGTTCAGCAGGATGCCGATGGACAGATTGACGATCGCCGGAATGACGGCGCGCAGCGCTTGCGGCAGGACGACCAGTTGCGCTGTGCGCCAATAGCCGAGACCGAGGGAATAGGCGGCTTCCGTCTGTCCCTCAGGGATCGACTGCAGCCCGGCGCGAATGACCTCAGCCAGATAGGCCGAGACGAACAGGCTTATGCCGATTTGCGCCCGCAGCAATTTGTCGACCAGCGCATCCGTCGGCAGGGCCATCGGCACGATCAGCATGGCAACATAGAGGACGACGATCAGCGGAACGCCGCGCAGGCATTCGATGAAGACCACCGCGAGCGTGCGCAGGATTCCCATGGAAGAGCGACGCGCAAACGCCAGAAGCAAGGCGACAGGGAAGGCGGTGGCAAGCCCGATCACCGAGACGAGGATCGTGATCGGCAGCCCGCCCCATTGGCTTGAGGGCACTGCCGGCGGCAGCAATGTTCCGGCCATCAGCAGCCACGCCAGCGGCACGACGACAAGCCAGAGCATGAGCAGCTTCAGGCTCCAGAAACTTGGCCTGGTGGAAATGAACAGCAGGATGCCTATCCCGAGAATGACCAGGGCAGGGCGCCATTGCAGGGCAGGCGGGTAGAAGCCGAAGATGATGAAGCGAAACTTTGCCGCGACAAAGGCCCAGCAGGCGCCGTCGCCCGCCGAACAATCCTGCGCCGATCCCGCCCAAACCGCGTTGCCGACAGCCCAATGCAGGAACGGCACCAGGAACCATGCGACGACGGCAATGCAAAGCAAGGTAATGACAGTATTGCGCCTGTTGTCAAAGAGACCGGCGGTCAGTGGCCGCCGGCGCTTGGGAAGAACAACCTGCAGTTCACTCATCGCCGGCGCGCGTCCCTCAGCATGATGCGGCGGTTATAGATGTTCATCAGCGCGGAAACTCCGAGGTTGAGCGTCAGATAGGCGACAGCGATGATGGTGATCGCTTCCAGGGTCTGGCCTGTCGTATTGGCGGTCGTATTGGCGACGCTGACCAGATCCGGAAAACCGATGGCGACAGCCAGGCTCGAATTCTTCGTCAGATCGAGATAACTCGACGTCATCAGCGGCGTTATCACCCGCAGGGCCTGCGGCAGCACGATAAGCCGCATGATATGCCCGGGCCTGAGGCCGAGCGCGCGCGCGGCTTCCCATTGGCCGTTGCCGACGGATTGAATGCCGCTTCGCACGATTTCGGCGATCGTTGCGGCCGAATTGAAAATCAGGCCGGCAAGGAGTGTGGCAATTTCCGGTGTGAGGGATACGCCGCCGCTGATGTTGAAGCCGCCCCTTACCGGCAGCTCGATGGAGACGGAAACGCCCGCCGCCCAAGGCACGGCAACGAAGACTGCGACGGCGACTGCGGTCATCCGGCTGGCATAGAGGCGCTGGCCGAAGAACCATCGGCGCGAAATCGAGATGGCAATTCCCGCGGCAATGAGCGCTGGGGGTAGCCAGATGAGCGGCGAAGGGCCGTCGAAAAGCAGGCGCGGCAGAAACACCCCGCGATTGGACAGGAAGAGGCTTTCGGAAAGCGTGATCGCGCGGCGTGGCGCCGGCAGGCTGTGAAAGATCGCACTCCAGAGAAAGAGCTGCAGAAGAAGCGGCGTGTTCCGAAAGACCTCGACGTAGCTGCGCACGAAGGACGACAGGACCAGGTTTCCGGACAGCCGGGCGATGCCGAGCAAGATCCCGAGAATTGTTGCCAGCACGCAGCCGAAGAAGGCGACGTTGATCGTATTGACCAGTCCGGCCAGCAATGCGCGGCCGTAGGTATCGGAAGAGGAATAGGCAATCAGGCTCTCGCCGATTTCGAAATTCGCCCGCTGATGCAGGAAGGCGAAGCCGGGGTTGAGGCCAAGCCTCTGCATGGTTTCCACGACATTGCTGCCGAGGCGCCATAAAACGACGGCCAGCAGCAAAAGAAACACGGTCTGAAAGAATGGCGCAGGCCCCAGCCACCTGCGGACGGAAGCCGGAAAACCGGGCTTGGAAAAGCCCGGTTCGGATCGATCGTTCAATGTTTGCTGCGGCACGGATGATCTCAGCGGAACGGCGGCGAGTAGATAAGGCCGCCCTTTGTCCAGAGCTGATTATAGCCGCGCGCGAAATTGAGAGGCGTGTCCTTGCCGACGTTGCGCTCGAAGATCTCACCGTAATTGCCCACCGCCTTGACGATGTTGTAGGCGAATTTCGGATCGAGGCCGATGGCTTCGCCGAGCGACGTATCGACGCCGAGAAAACGC
This region includes:
- a CDS encoding sulfonate ABC transporter substrate-binding protein, coding for MKITRRAFTAVVAGAIATPLTHVRLAGAADKVVRIGYQKYGTLVLLKGKGTLEKKLESIGYTVEWTEFPGGPQLLEALNAGAVDFGSTGETPPIFAQAANAPLVYIAHEPPAPRGEAILVPKDSPIKSVAELKGKKVAFNKGSNVHYLLVKALEEAGLTYEDVEPTFLAPADGRAAFEKGAVDAWVIWDPFQAAAEVAIEARELRNGEGIVPNHQFYLGTKTLVDGHAEAIDVLIGAISEIDEWTKSDTAAAAAELSPSVGIPKPVLVKALERQSYGVKSLDDTVVAQQQSIADTFFKLKLIPKQVTIADVVRKGKA
- a CDS encoding NADP-dependent oxidoreductase is translated as MTGQPVATRIVLASRPSGKPVAANFRLEREAVRELTEGEVLLQTLYLSLDPYMRGRMDDTKSYAKPVDIGGVMEGGTVARIARSRNTAFKAGDIVLSHSGWQSYAISNGTDLRKLDPETAPVTTALGILGMPGFTAYAGLRNIGKPKAGETLVVAAASGAVGSAVGQMAKINGARVVGIAGGSEKCDYVHQELGFDAAIDHHSSDFPAQLAAACPNGIDVYFENVGGHVWSAVFPLLNDFARIPVCGLIAHYNEGSSVSSGGDQLPAVMRAILRKSLTIRGFIQREFADQRPDFYHQAGAWISEGRLKYKEDIVDGLETAPEAFLGLLEGKNFGKLIVRVAP
- a CDS encoding OsmC family protein; translation: MTTLNEYLRQKREALLDRRARVKTGELSAVTLKASASAEGRSGVRRIRIRDFQVISDSPPDFAGYNLGPSSPELLLGALSSCLTHTFLIHASDQGVPLESLHAEVSATIDPRAGAEGHEDIPVYPQDISYIVTLVSPASTADIARLQATVEKLCPILNLLKRGNEVRGQLDHRQPGHHTASAD
- a CDS encoding TauD/TfdA family dioxygenase, which produces MGNPVLVNQIIPESDVVPLTGRVGAEIRGIRLGGELSDATVAAINQLLLKHKVIFFRDQGHLDDSEQEAFARRLGDLVPHPTQGPVAGTASILNLDSSRGGGRADQWHTDVTFVDAYPKFSVLRGVVIPAAGGDTIWSNTHAAYESLPASLKLLADNLWAIHSNAYDYAAVRPRATAEEKKHFEEVFTSTIYETEHPVVRVHPETGERSLLLGNFVQRLVGLSKSDSAKLYEVFQSYVTAPENTVRWRWRAGDVVIWDNRATQHYAVNDYGDQHRVVRRATVDGDVPVSVDGRRSVTHVKAAKPKAKAA
- a CDS encoding amino acid ABC transporter permease; translated protein: MSELQVVLPKRRRPLTAGLFDNRRNTVITLLCIAVVAWFLVPFLHWAVGNAVWAGSAQDCSAGDGACWAFVAAKFRFIIFGFYPPALQWRPALVILGIGILLFISTRPSFWSLKLLMLWLVVVPLAWLLMAGTLLPPAVPSSQWGGLPITILVSVIGLATAFPVALLLAFARRSSMGILRTLAVVFIECLRGVPLIVVLYVAMLIVPMALPTDALVDKLLRAQIGISLFVSAYLAEVIRAGLQSIPEGQTEAAYSLGLGYWRTAQLVVLPQALRAVIPAIVNLSIGILLNTALLAVIGILDLLNAAKTAATDPNWLGFYTETFIFVACIYFAISYGASRYSLWLERRLRADRQ
- a CDS encoding amino acid ABC transporter permease, giving the protein MNDRSEPGFSKPGFPASVRRWLGPAPFFQTVFLLLLAVVLWRLGSNVVETMQRLGLNPGFAFLHQRANFEIGESLIAYSSSDTYGRALLAGLVNTINVAFFGCVLATILGILLGIARLSGNLVLSSFVRSYVEVFRNTPLLLQLFLWSAIFHSLPAPRRAITLSESLFLSNRGVFLPRLLFDGPSPLIWLPPALIAAGIAISISRRWFFGQRLYASRMTAVAVAVFVAVPWAAGVSVSIELPVRGGFNISGGVSLTPEIATLLAGLIFNSAATIAEIVRSGIQSVGNGQWEAARALGLRPGHIMRLIVLPQALRVITPLMTSSYLDLTKNSSLAVAIGFPDLVSVANTTANTTGQTLEAITIIAVAYLTLNLGVSALMNIYNRRIMLRDARRR